The Agromyces sp. LHK192 genome includes a window with the following:
- a CDS encoding glycosyltransferase codes for MRQPIQIAVGIATIILLTWSVVANWDVFAPAVLAMDPWAVLGAGFSILVGLYLNMLSWRSVVRALGSRLGLGAAARVFFVSQLTKYLPGGIWPIVVSARTGRAAGLAPRVSVTSMTVALLIGVTIGAVISTGALLLVPAIREDYWWAPAGLLAIGAVLLTPPILDRVIGFAMRLTRRGTIPTLRRGPFAAAIGWSVASWILLGSGLGLLAHAAVGLDGSEFLLAIASYAFAWVCGFVAVIAPAGAGVREIVLLLTLGTFLPPQVVLSVVVVDRVLMTLGDVAMLVFTVPAHGRRGAIAPDRPAPLFVTRKFAPSVGGMETLAVNIDRALREVDPRTQVLALGRSNAHLLWWIPTTALRLASRLLRDRHRVVLFGDALTWALLAWIPRCLRVPALPMAHGLDVTYDHVAYRMLVRPALRKAPRVIANSTATREALIAIGVEPARVELVVLGIPAPAVPSLTRQEASGLVRERYDLRPSDVILVTTGRLIRRKGVSWFIAEVLPSLDPRCVYLVLGDGDQRQRIGDTVSAHGLEDRVRLLGRVSDAERAEVLHGADLYVQPNVDVPGDVEGFGLVVVESSQAGLLTIAADREGLVDAVRDGVTGFRVPSGDPGAWIARIESIIDDPERDDVAREFQAAARDIYSLERMGDRLVELLQSVAVPASGSGGHRG; via the coding sequence TTGCGTCAGCCGATCCAGATCGCCGTCGGGATCGCGACGATCATCCTGCTCACTTGGAGCGTCGTCGCGAACTGGGACGTGTTCGCCCCCGCCGTCCTCGCGATGGACCCGTGGGCCGTCCTCGGCGCGGGCTTCTCCATCCTGGTCGGCCTCTACCTGAACATGCTCTCCTGGCGCAGCGTGGTACGCGCGCTGGGGAGTCGGCTCGGACTCGGCGCCGCTGCACGGGTGTTCTTCGTCTCGCAGCTGACGAAGTATCTTCCCGGCGGCATCTGGCCGATCGTCGTGAGCGCGAGGACCGGTCGCGCCGCGGGTCTGGCCCCCCGGGTCAGCGTCACGTCGATGACCGTCGCCCTGCTGATCGGCGTGACGATCGGCGCCGTGATCTCGACCGGGGCGCTGCTGCTCGTCCCCGCGATCCGCGAGGACTATTGGTGGGCGCCGGCAGGCCTCCTCGCGATCGGAGCGGTCCTCCTCACCCCGCCGATCCTCGACCGCGTGATCGGCTTCGCGATGCGGCTGACGCGCCGCGGGACCATTCCGACGTTGCGGCGCGGGCCCTTCGCCGCCGCGATCGGATGGTCGGTCGCGAGCTGGATCCTCCTCGGGTCGGGCCTCGGCCTGCTCGCGCACGCGGCGGTCGGGCTCGACGGGTCGGAGTTCCTCCTCGCGATCGCCAGCTATGCGTTCGCCTGGGTGTGCGGCTTCGTCGCGGTGATCGCACCGGCCGGCGCCGGAGTGAGGGAGATCGTGCTGCTCCTGACGCTCGGAACGTTCCTACCGCCGCAGGTCGTCCTCAGCGTGGTGGTCGTCGACCGCGTCCTCATGACGCTCGGCGATGTCGCGATGCTCGTGTTCACCGTCCCTGCGCACGGGCGGCGGGGGGCCATTGCGCCCGATCGCCCCGCTCCCTTGTTCGTCACCCGGAAGTTCGCTCCTTCCGTGGGCGGCATGGAGACGCTCGCCGTCAACATCGATCGCGCGCTTCGAGAGGTCGATCCTCGCACGCAGGTGCTCGCGCTCGGACGGAGCAACGCGCACCTCCTCTGGTGGATACCGACGACCGCCCTACGACTCGCGTCCCGCCTCCTCCGCGACCGCCATCGCGTCGTGCTGTTCGGTGACGCGCTGACCTGGGCACTCCTGGCCTGGATCCCGCGGTGCCTGCGCGTCCCCGCGCTGCCCATGGCGCACGGGCTCGACGTGACCTACGATCACGTCGCCTATCGGATGCTGGTGCGGCCCGCGCTGCGCAAGGCCCCCCGTGTGATCGCGAACAGCACCGCCACTCGAGAGGCGCTCATCGCGATCGGAGTCGAGCCCGCGCGAGTCGAACTGGTCGTCTTGGGCATTCCGGCGCCTGCCGTGCCGAGCCTCACACGGCAGGAGGCGAGCGGTCTGGTCCGCGAACGATACGACCTACGACCCTCCGACGTGATCCTCGTCACGACCGGGCGGCTGATCCGACGCAAGGGCGTCTCCTGGTTCATCGCAGAGGTGCTGCCGTCGCTCGACCCCCGGTGCGTCTACCTCGTGCTCGGCGACGGCGACCAGCGACAACGAATCGGCGACACCGTCTCAGCCCACGGCCTCGAGGATCGAGTGCGTTTGCTCGGTCGTGTGAGCGATGCCGAGCGCGCAGAGGTCCTGCATGGCGCCGATCTCTACGTGCAACCGAACGTCGACGTCCCCGGCGACGTCGAAGGCTTCGGACTCGTCGTCGTCGAGTCGAGTCAGGCCGGGCTGCTGACGATCGCCGCGGACCGGGAAGGGCTCGTCGACGCCGTCAGAGACGGCGTGACCGGTTTCCGCGTGCCCAGCGGGGACCCAGGTGCCTGGATTGCACGAATCGAGAGCATCATCGACGACCCCGAGCGCGACGACGTCGCGCGCGAGTTCCAAGCAGCCGCGCGGGACATCTACTCCCTCGAGCGCATGGGCGACCGACTGGTCGAACTGCTCCAGTCGGTCGCCGTTCCCGCCAGCGGGTCAGGCGGTCATCGCGGCTGA
- a CDS encoding glycosyltransferase family 2 protein, whose protein sequence is MRVFVQIPCLNEEETLPAVLTSIPRTIPGVDRLDILVIDDGSTDRTVEVARSLGVTHFVRHSRNMGLARSFVDGVDYALRHGADVVVNTDGDNQYPQARIPELVRPILDGTADIVVADRQTAKIEHFTAFKRVMQRFGSWVVNRAAGTDLPDAASGFRAYSKRALVRLNMVTRFSYTMETIIQAGYKRLAITSVPVETNPKTRESRLFRNIWQHMIMSGSAIVRAYLMYRPYVIFAGLGALLAIGAAVPFVRYLILLLLGEQGQNLQSLLIGVVLAIGSLLAFAMGVIADLIRINRSLIEDDLELTKRQRYGD, encoded by the coding sequence ATGCGTGTGTTCGTGCAGATTCCGTGCCTCAACGAGGAGGAGACGCTGCCGGCGGTGCTGACGTCGATCCCGCGCACCATTCCCGGAGTCGATCGACTCGACATCCTGGTGATCGACGACGGTTCGACGGATCGGACGGTGGAGGTTGCGAGATCGCTCGGCGTCACCCACTTCGTCCGACACAGCCGGAACATGGGACTCGCGAGATCGTTCGTCGATGGTGTCGACTATGCGCTCCGCCACGGCGCCGACGTCGTCGTGAACACGGACGGCGACAACCAGTACCCGCAGGCGCGCATCCCGGAGCTCGTCCGCCCGATTCTCGACGGCACGGCGGACATCGTGGTGGCGGACCGGCAGACGGCGAAGATCGAGCACTTCACCGCATTCAAGCGCGTCATGCAACGATTCGGGAGCTGGGTGGTCAACCGGGCGGCAGGCACGGATCTTCCCGATGCAGCGAGCGGGTTCCGCGCGTATTCGAAGCGGGCGCTCGTCCGCCTGAATATGGTGACCCGCTTCAGTTACACGATGGAGACGATCATCCAAGCGGGGTACAAGCGCCTCGCGATCACGAGCGTTCCGGTCGAGACGAACCCCAAGACGCGGGAATCGCGCCTGTTCCGGAACATCTGGCAGCACATGATCATGTCCGGGAGCGCGATCGTCCGGGCGTACCTCATGTATCGCCCCTACGTGATCTTCGCGGGCCTCGGCGCCCTCCTCGCGATCGGGGCAGCGGTCCCCTTCGTCCGGTACCTCATCCTGCTCCTCCTCGGAGAGCAGGGGCAGAACCTGCAGTCCCTGCTGATCGGCGTGGTGCTCGCGATCGGTTCGCTGCTCGCGTTCGCGATGGGTGTGATCGCGGATCTGATCCGCATCAACCGCTCCCTGATCGAAGACGATCTCGAGCTGACCAAGCGGCAACGGTATGGCGACTGA
- a CDS encoding glycosyltransferase, giving the protein MTVSVPQPQDPMISVVIIAWRVGAGLVDAIASVVESVDAPDFEVVVVLNGASSDVRETFTAAIHGAVVVDLPGNTGYGFAANAGARVARGSFLLFLNDDARLAPDALRALVDSAGQPLEEGTPIGAVASLLLNGDGSVQEAGSRVFADAGTMQFGSGMSVSAAEAAGLLRRRRIDYGSGAALLVPTELFRSLGGHDSRYRPAYFEDVDLAFRIRASGADVVFEPAAVATHASGASTDTDMRFREFAADRAGRAFLDKWSTVLQNAATSDDPVGVVCPIPLSNDPDPVALQIADDPFSVALSVHVHYEEWLNGRLDKSLAAQDELDRRLLDAVQESAKWEALASERGEIAHERHELAERYSRELAEWRNRNIFQLARVRLSVAKRRLARLRERSGRARP; this is encoded by the coding sequence ATGACGGTTTCCGTCCCCCAACCGCAAGACCCGATGATCAGCGTCGTGATCATCGCCTGGCGAGTCGGCGCCGGCCTCGTCGATGCGATCGCGTCCGTCGTCGAGTCGGTCGACGCCCCGGACTTCGAGGTCGTCGTCGTTCTGAACGGCGCATCGAGCGACGTCCGCGAGACCTTCACGGCAGCGATCCACGGCGCCGTCGTCGTCGACCTGCCAGGAAACACCGGGTACGGCTTCGCCGCGAACGCGGGCGCTCGGGTGGCACGCGGCTCGTTCCTGCTCTTCCTGAACGACGACGCCCGTCTCGCACCCGATGCATTGCGGGCGCTCGTCGATTCGGCAGGGCAGCCGCTCGAGGAAGGAACGCCCATCGGAGCGGTCGCGAGCCTCCTGCTCAACGGGGACGGCAGCGTCCAGGAGGCCGGATCGCGCGTGTTCGCCGACGCGGGAACCATGCAGTTCGGATCCGGGATGTCGGTATCGGCCGCTGAAGCCGCCGGATTGCTGCGGCGGCGCAGGATCGACTACGGCTCCGGTGCCGCGCTCCTCGTACCCACAGAGTTGTTCAGGAGCCTGGGCGGCCACGACTCGCGGTACCGACCCGCCTACTTCGAAGACGTGGACCTCGCCTTCCGTATTCGTGCAAGCGGCGCCGATGTCGTCTTCGAGCCTGCCGCCGTCGCCACGCACGCTTCCGGCGCGTCGACGGATACCGACATGCGATTCCGCGAATTCGCTGCCGACCGTGCAGGTCGTGCATTCCTCGACAAATGGAGCACCGTGCTCCAGAATGCGGCGACGTCCGACGACCCCGTCGGCGTCGTCTGCCCGATCCCGCTCTCCAACGATCCGGATCCGGTCGCGCTGCAGATCGCGGACGACCCGTTCTCCGTGGCGCTCAGTGTCCACGTGCACTACGAGGAATGGCTCAACGGCCGACTGGACAAGAGCCTCGCGGCTCAGGATGAACTCGACAGGCGGCTCCTCGATGCGGTGCAGGAGTCTGCGAAGTGGGAGGCCCTCGCGAGCGAGCGGGGGGAGATCGCACATGAGCGCCACGAGCTCGCCGAGCGGTACTCGCGAGAACTCGCCGAGTGGAGGAACCGCAACATCTTCCAGCTGGCTCGCGTACGTCTTTCGGTCGCGAAGCGTCGCCTCGCCCGGCTTCGCGAGCGATCCGGGCGCGCGCGTCCGTGA
- a CDS encoding bifunctional 2-polyprenyl-6-hydroxyphenol methylase/3-demethylubiquinol 3-O-methyltransferase UbiG: MTSQHRFDREYYRSNGQIGDRPALRWYTALTRRYLGRGPVLDVGCGTGHFLRRLSANSEADGIEVSEFAAQTARQTSPASRVYRDAVELERGRYTRITSIHVVEHLPDDVLRRVIAEVRASATPDARWLVVTPDLGGAAHRRHGDAWLAFTDPTHVNLKSHGQWREFFEDEGFDILRESSDGLWNNPYSSLPGVIDRARFSLPMAAQFLTGRLFLRPGSGESSVFILQSRRSRSDDTARG; this comes from the coding sequence ATGACCAGCCAACATCGCTTCGATCGGGAGTACTACCGCTCGAACGGCCAGATCGGGGATCGGCCGGCACTGCGCTGGTACACGGCGCTGACCCGGCGATACCTGGGTCGAGGGCCGGTGCTCGACGTCGGCTGCGGAACCGGTCATTTCCTCAGACGCCTCTCAGCGAATTCCGAGGCCGACGGCATCGAAGTCTCGGAGTTCGCGGCCCAGACGGCTCGGCAGACGTCACCCGCCAGCCGGGTCTACCGCGACGCGGTCGAACTCGAGCGCGGTCGCTACACGCGGATCACGAGCATTCATGTCGTCGAGCACCTGCCCGATGACGTGCTGAGGCGGGTGATCGCCGAGGTACGGGCGAGCGCGACACCCGACGCGCGCTGGCTGGTCGTCACGCCCGATCTCGGCGGGGCCGCCCATCGGCGTCACGGAGACGCCTGGCTCGCATTCACCGACCCCACCCACGTCAACCTCAAGTCCCACGGCCAGTGGCGTGAGTTCTTCGAGGACGAGGGGTTCGACATCCTCAGGGAATCGAGCGACGGGCTCTGGAACAATCCGTACTCGAGCCTGCCCGGAGTGATCGACCGAGCGAGGTTCTCGCTCCCGATGGCCGCGCAGTTCCTGACCGGTCGGCTCTTCCTGCGTCCGGGCTCGGGCGAGTCCTCCGTGTTCATCCTGCAGTCGCGAAGGAGTCGCTCGGACGACACGGCGCGCGGTTGA
- a CDS encoding O-antigen ligase, whose protein sequence is MSDDARRARAVDAARTAVGSARFAQALTLIAIGLAFSTHALVALLGWPGLLAALAALLVLAGFSLVARWRAVEWYGILPLTILVFLAWCAASVIWSETSLLSATRVAYLVAFAALGVYVALMRDTIQIVRAFADVLRVLLGVSVALEIVSGILLDLPITFLGIRGDLVGLGPIQGLFGTRNMLGFVALIALLTFVVEWRTKISRGAKAIGSVALAAACLVLSGSPTTWVALGASLIALAALYGLRRVGPEVRWRWQIALLSTGAVALISAWLFRQRIIELLDARAEFDVRLDVWREASRYLASNPLQGWGWFGEWPSRTPFIWIEQMTGRDHASALSAYIDVYFQVGVIGLVLFAALVLVALVRAWLLASSRKSPVYLWPALMLVVVAVTGFAESFPITEGGWMLLVLCAVKAARDMSWRDALARPAAAPSGERL, encoded by the coding sequence ATGAGCGACGACGCACGGCGCGCCCGAGCCGTCGATGCGGCACGCACCGCCGTCGGTTCGGCACGGTTCGCGCAGGCGCTCACCCTGATCGCGATCGGGCTCGCCTTCTCGACGCACGCCCTCGTCGCGCTGCTGGGATGGCCCGGACTGCTGGCCGCGCTCGCCGCGCTGCTCGTGCTCGCCGGGTTCTCGCTCGTCGCCCGCTGGCGCGCGGTCGAATGGTACGGCATCCTTCCGCTGACGATCCTCGTGTTCCTCGCGTGGTGCGCGGCATCCGTCATCTGGAGCGAGACGAGCCTGCTCAGCGCGACCCGGGTCGCCTACCTCGTCGCCTTCGCCGCGCTCGGCGTGTACGTCGCGCTCATGCGCGACACCATCCAGATCGTGCGGGCGTTCGCCGACGTGCTGCGGGTGCTGCTCGGCGTCTCCGTGGCGCTCGAGATCGTCTCGGGTATCCTGCTCGACCTGCCGATCACGTTCCTCGGCATCCGCGGCGACCTCGTCGGCCTCGGCCCGATCCAGGGGTTGTTCGGCACCCGCAACATGCTCGGATTCGTCGCGCTCATCGCACTGTTGACGTTCGTCGTCGAATGGCGCACGAAGATCTCCCGCGGCGCGAAGGCGATCGGCTCCGTGGCCCTCGCCGCCGCCTGCCTGGTCCTGTCGGGCTCCCCCACCACCTGGGTCGCGCTCGGAGCCTCGCTCATCGCCCTCGCGGCACTCTACGGCCTCCGCCGCGTCGGACCCGAGGTGCGCTGGCGCTGGCAGATCGCCCTGCTCTCGACGGGCGCCGTCGCGCTCATCAGCGCGTGGCTGTTCCGCCAGCGCATCATCGAACTGCTCGACGCGCGCGCCGAGTTCGACGTGCGCCTCGATGTCTGGCGCGAGGCATCCAGGTACCTCGCCTCGAACCCGTTGCAGGGCTGGGGCTGGTTCGGCGAATGGCCCTCGCGCACCCCTTTCATCTGGATCGAGCAGATGACGGGTCGCGACCACGCATCGGCCCTCAGCGCGTACATCGACGTGTACTTCCAGGTCGGCGTGATCGGCCTCGTGCTGTTCGCCGCGCTCGTGCTCGTCGCCCTCGTTCGGGCCTGGCTGCTCGCCTCGTCGCGCAAGAGCCCCGTCTACCTCTGGCCGGCGCTCATGCTCGTCGTCGTCGCCGTGACCGGATTCGCCGAGAGCTTCCCGATCACCGAGGGCGGATGGATGCTGCTCGTGCTCTGCGCCGTGAAGGCGGCCCGGGACATGAGCTGGCGCGACGCGCTGGCGCGGCCGGCGGCGGCGCCAAGCGGCGAACGGCTCTGA
- a CDS encoding O-antigen ligase produces MTPDRRRALTGGYATFAVFTLLAGQFWRNLLGWWGFGAVVAVVVVGAVWLIVATRPRWVWRRVPKSTLAFLGIAVASVAWSAYPASTLLGIAITLATAFVAVALAICLEWQVLVGRLAAAIKWVLALSIAFELWVAVFVREPLLPNFPDFDPSGEQLPMAFYWSRALLFEGGPVEGIVASRNLLGMVALLGAIVFGALTASGGIRRGRGIAWLVVAGAVLVLTRSATVTLVAVLVLVALGFALWTRRVGPERRRPVYVTAGLVLVASAALLIALWSSLLQLFGKSEDLTGRFDIWASVTGLALERPWAGWGWLGYWQPWAEPFGSLAERNGVVYLQAHNAWLDVWAQLGVIGLLAFASVVIGALWRSWFLSVDLPRDASGHALPSSAASLVPMLIMVALIGQSLAESRLLVESGFALLLMIAWATKRRQWEHEPLPAATARPRLADERPDTDPAAAR; encoded by the coding sequence ATGACCCCCGATCGTCGCCGCGCGCTCACCGGCGGGTACGCGACGTTCGCGGTGTTCACGCTCCTCGCCGGGCAGTTCTGGCGCAACCTCCTCGGCTGGTGGGGCTTCGGCGCGGTCGTCGCCGTCGTGGTCGTCGGAGCCGTGTGGCTCATCGTCGCCACCCGCCCCCGATGGGTGTGGCGCCGGGTGCCGAAGTCGACGCTCGCGTTCCTCGGCATCGCCGTGGCGTCGGTCGCCTGGTCGGCGTATCCCGCGTCGACCCTGCTCGGCATCGCGATCACGCTGGCCACCGCATTCGTCGCGGTCGCGCTCGCGATCTGCCTCGAATGGCAGGTCCTCGTCGGCCGACTGGCCGCGGCGATCAAGTGGGTGCTCGCGCTGTCGATCGCCTTCGAGCTGTGGGTCGCCGTGTTCGTCCGCGAACCGCTGCTGCCGAACTTCCCCGACTTCGACCCGTCGGGCGAGCAGCTCCCGATGGCCTTCTACTGGTCGCGCGCGCTGCTGTTCGAGGGCGGGCCCGTGGAGGGCATCGTCGCGAGCCGGAACCTCCTCGGCATGGTCGCCCTCCTCGGAGCCATCGTCTTCGGCGCGTTGACCGCGTCGGGAGGCATCCGCAGGGGCCGCGGTATCGCATGGCTCGTCGTCGCCGGCGCGGTGCTCGTGCTGACGCGCTCGGCGACGGTGACCCTGGTCGCGGTGCTCGTGCTCGTCGCCCTCGGATTCGCACTCTGGACGCGTCGGGTCGGTCCCGAGCGCCGCAGGCCCGTCTACGTCACCGCCGGGCTCGTGCTCGTCGCATCCGCGGCCCTGCTGATCGCGCTGTGGAGCAGCCTGCTCCAGCTCTTCGGCAAGAGCGAGGACCTCACGGGCCGCTTCGACATCTGGGCGTCGGTCACCGGCCTCGCGCTCGAGCGGCCCTGGGCGGGTTGGGGATGGCTGGGCTACTGGCAGCCCTGGGCCGAGCCGTTCGGCTCCCTGGCCGAACGCAACGGCGTCGTCTACCTGCAGGCCCACAACGCGTGGCTCGACGTCTGGGCGCAACTCGGCGTCATCGGACTCCTCGCGTTCGCGTCCGTCGTGATCGGCGCCCTGTGGCGGTCGTGGTTCCTCTCGGTCGACCTGCCGAGGGATGCCTCGGGCCACGCGCTGCCCTCCAGCGCCGCCTCGCTCGTGCCCATGCTGATCATGGTCGCCCTCATCGGGCAGAGCCTCGCCGAGAGCCGGCTGCTCGTCGAGAGCGGATTCGCGCTGCTGCTCATGATCGCCTGGGCGACCAAACGCCGGCAGTGGGAGCACGAGCCGCTGCCCGCCGCGACGGCGCGCCCGCGACTCGCCGACGAACGCCCCGACACCGATCCGGCCGCCGCTCGATGA
- a CDS encoding acyl-CoA dehydrogenase family protein, producing MTFEPLASDFYSYQGLLTDREREALAGIRAWLEADVKPIIGGYWERAEFPMQVVRPLAELGVLSYAWDEVKPFENSSVFRGFVALELARVDASVGTFVGVQNGLATGSISIAGSKAQRDEWIPKLASGEVIGAFGLTEPFSGSDSARGLRTTARREGDEWVLNGAKRWIGNATFSDITIIWAKDEADGQVKGFIVPTSTPGYEATKIEGKISLRPVQNADITLTDVRVPESLRLQNANSFRDTAAVLRATRAEVAWAAVGTAVGAYEAAVAYSKQRVQFGQPIAAHQLIQEHLVNSLGNITASLGMVVRASQLQDAGELRDEHSALAKAYATSRMRETVAWAREACGGNGIVLEYDVARFFADAEALYSYEGTREMNTLIVGRAITGEAAFV from the coding sequence ATGACCTTCGAGCCGCTCGCGAGCGACTTCTACTCGTACCAGGGCCTGCTGACCGATCGGGAGCGCGAGGCGCTCGCCGGGATCCGCGCCTGGCTCGAGGCCGACGTCAAGCCGATCATCGGCGGATATTGGGAACGCGCCGAATTCCCCATGCAGGTCGTGCGACCGCTCGCGGAGCTCGGCGTGCTCTCGTACGCGTGGGACGAGGTGAAGCCGTTCGAGAACTCGTCGGTGTTCCGCGGATTCGTCGCCCTCGAACTGGCACGCGTCGACGCATCCGTCGGGACGTTCGTCGGCGTGCAGAACGGGCTGGCGACCGGGTCCATCTCGATCGCCGGCTCGAAGGCGCAGCGCGACGAGTGGATCCCCAAGCTCGCGTCCGGCGAGGTCATCGGGGCGTTCGGCCTCACGGAGCCCTTCTCGGGCTCCGACTCGGCGCGCGGGCTGCGCACCACCGCCCGGCGCGAGGGCGACGAGTGGGTGCTGAACGGCGCGAAGCGCTGGATCGGCAACGCCACGTTCTCCGACATCACGATCATCTGGGCCAAGGACGAGGCCGACGGCCAGGTCAAGGGCTTCATCGTGCCGACCTCGACACCGGGATACGAGGCCACGAAGATCGAGGGCAAGATCAGCCTCCGCCCGGTGCAGAACGCGGACATCACCCTGACCGACGTCCGCGTGCCCGAGTCGCTGCGGCTCCAGAACGCGAACTCGTTCCGCGACACCGCCGCCGTGCTCCGCGCGACGCGCGCCGAGGTGGCCTGGGCCGCCGTCGGCACGGCCGTCGGCGCGTACGAGGCGGCCGTCGCGTACTCGAAGCAGCGGGTGCAGTTCGGTCAGCCGATCGCCGCGCACCAGCTCATCCAGGAGCACCTCGTCAACTCGCTCGGCAACATCACGGCGTCGCTCGGCATGGTCGTGCGCGCGTCGCAACTGCAGGACGCGGGCGAGCTCCGCGACGAGCATTCGGCGCTCGCGAAGGCGTATGCCACCTCGCGCATGCGTGAGACCGTCGCGTGGGCCCGAGAGGCCTGCGGCGGCAACGGCATCGTGCTCGAGTACGACGTCGCCCGGTTCTTCGCCGATGCGGAGGCGCTCTACTCCTACGAGGGAACGCGCGAGATGAACACCCTCATCGTCGGTCGCGCGATCACCGGCGAGGCGGCGTTCGTCTGA
- the manA gene encoding mannose-6-phosphate isomerase, class I has protein sequence MFVAIRNDPRDYAWGSHDAIAGFLGTEPPGGPQAELWLGAHPGSPSRIVDPSQTGGAPDLAAWIAADPEQALGAGLAASGARLPFLLKLLAAGGPLSLQAHPTPEQARAGFAREEADGVAIDAFDRNYKDEFHKPELIVAVSDEFDALSGFRPLDEVRGILSVLRAADAADEQPEPAALDLLESHLAGGPGDDGLADTVEWLLRDGRGGDTGEASWVVERVVRLAASATAEASEFRMSFGTVGDLADAYPGDPGIVISLLLNRVRLSRGEALYLRAGNIHAYLRGLGIELMAASDNVLRGGLTPKHIDVSELVDVLDFTPIAPPRLEPERSAPGVETFRPDVPDFVLHRIEPGGGSAGVALDGPAIVLVEGAPIALRGASGQVEVPRGGAVYVTPEEGELSATGPGVAWIATTGRAAG, from the coding sequence ATGTTTGTCGCGATCCGCAACGACCCCCGGGACTACGCGTGGGGTTCCCACGACGCCATCGCCGGCTTCCTGGGCACCGAGCCGCCGGGCGGCCCGCAGGCCGAGCTCTGGCTCGGCGCCCACCCCGGATCGCCCTCGCGGATCGTCGACCCGTCGCAGACCGGGGGAGCCCCGGACCTCGCCGCGTGGATCGCTGCGGACCCGGAGCAGGCCCTGGGCGCCGGACTCGCGGCATCCGGTGCCCGCCTGCCGTTCCTCCTGAAGCTGCTCGCGGCGGGCGGCCCCCTGTCGCTCCAGGCGCACCCGACACCCGAGCAGGCCCGGGCGGGCTTCGCCCGTGAGGAGGCCGACGGGGTCGCGATCGACGCGTTCGACCGCAACTACAAGGACGAGTTCCACAAGCCCGAGCTCATCGTCGCGGTCAGCGACGAGTTCGACGCCCTGTCGGGGTTCCGACCGCTCGACGAGGTGCGAGGCATCCTTTCCGTGCTGCGCGCGGCGGATGCCGCCGACGAGCAGCCCGAGCCCGCGGCGCTCGACCTGCTCGAGTCGCACCTGGCCGGCGGGCCGGGCGACGACGGACTGGCGGACACCGTCGAGTGGCTGCTGCGCGACGGGCGCGGCGGTGACACGGGCGAGGCATCGTGGGTCGTCGAGCGCGTCGTCCGGCTCGCGGCGAGCGCGACCGCGGAGGCATCCGAGTTCCGGATGTCGTTCGGGACGGTCGGCGATCTCGCCGACGCCTATCCCGGGGATCCGGGCATCGTCATCTCGCTGCTGCTGAACCGAGTGCGGCTGTCGCGCGGCGAGGCGTTGTACCTGCGGGCCGGCAACATCCACGCGTACCTGCGAGGACTCGGGATCGAGCTCATGGCCGCGAGCGACAACGTGCTGCGCGGCGGACTCACGCCGAAGCACATCGACGTCTCGGAGCTGGTCGACGTGCTCGACTTCACGCCGATCGCACCGCCGCGGCTCGAGCCCGAACGCTCGGCTCCCGGCGTCGAGACGTTCCGCCCCGACGTGCCCGACTTCGTCCTGCACCGCATCGAACCCGGTGGGGGCAGCGCCGGAGTCGCGCTCGACGGTCCGGCGATCGTGCTCGTCGAGGGCGCGCCGATCGCGCTTCGCGGAGCGTCGGGCCAGGTCGAGGTGCCGCGGGGCGGCGCCGTGTACGTGACGCCCGAGGAGGGCGAGCTGTCGGCGACCGGGCCGGGCGTCGCCTGGATCGCGACGACAGGGCGCGCGGCCGGCTGA